CTTTCAGAGCCACTACTGACTCAGTGCCAGAGCCCTGGTTTCCTAGTCAGCTTCCAATTTGTTTAACTCAGGGTAACTCAGAGGGATGAAGCATTCATTTGAAATCAGGCAGCATtcgaggaaaaaatatttacttcactTAAGACTCAGAACCTGGCTCTAATATGGTATTAAGGATGCTATTGGGACTTGGGTGttccagttaaaaacaaaacatttatgcCAGGTACAAAGGGAAGTGAGAACCCCTACTCATAGGCCCTGCCTGGGGAGAGGACTATGGATTCCCAGGAAGACAGCATCAGAGGCGTGGTCTGTGGCACTGCAGTCAGTACTAGCTTTtgcagaaatgggcagaagggtgAATCATCTTTGCTTCTGAAAGAAGAGACGTGCCTGAGCATGGCACACCTGCCTCCTTCAGAACTGTGGCCTCCATACCCCTCTCCTTTGTTAACTGACAAGCCACCCTGTGCCAGGAGTCCAAAGAACTGTAAAGGAACCATACAGCAACAGGAACCATGAAGCAGGAGAGATTTTTACTCTCCTCATCCTGAAATGACTCACATGGAAAGTTGTCATCTAGAATGCCTAGACCCCAGAGGAAAGGTGGgctgcagaggcagagaatcAAGGGCTTTGACAGAAAATAAAGTTGCAGGAAAAGCACTGAAGGCCAGCCAGAGCCAGGGTAAGCCtcgaggggtgggggggaagggaagcTCCACAAATTGCTCCACAGTTTGACTTCATagtcatctttttttctcatgggTATATCTAAGGCATTTGTACCTGCTGGGCAGGGGAGGCCAGAGCTTTGGGCCctcccttcccagggaggagcatCTCTGCACTCTGCTTCCTGCAGTTCAGGGCTATTTGGAGAGAGGTGTCCTTGTAGGAACCAAAACAGGAGAGGGGGCTAGTCCACCAAATCAATGGGTGCAGGCAtaaggaggagcagggagggaggcagaatgAGGAAATCACACTTGTCAGGTGGAAGGGACCCACCCTTTGAAACAGAGACAGTCGGAAAACTGTTATCTCTAGGAATGTCTCATTTCcaaaagcaggaagaaggaaagaagagaaggaagcaaatgGATCTTAAATGTCAATATTTGGGGTGTCTATTTGGGGGAAGCTGGAGATCTGGAGGTTGTAAAGATCTTGAGGTTGTCTCCACATGTTTTTCCCTAGATGCAGGGCAACACGTGGCTGTGAGATATTTGGTGGATTTTCCAACAATGGGGACAGTCGATGACACTGAGTGAATCCCTCAGTGATTAGGGTATAGCATCACCAGTTTCCCAGCCTATCTTTGGCAATGGCTCTGTCAGCATGATCAGGGCATCCTAACTCATAAAGGGCCCTTATTTCTAGGCCTTACAACTAGCAGTGGGTTAAAATTTATACCTTGCCACTCAGTAgtgcaaggaaaaaaatgtgacttgGTTTGCTATAACTTATCTGAGTTAGTTCTTAGGCTCTTGTTCTCACCAATAGCAGGCAGGGCTGTGTTGAGGGATGAGGATATGGGCTTCAGCTTTTTGCCAAATGTGGTGTTtcaattgcattttctttcttttttttttaagatttatttttgagtaatctctatacccaacgtgggactcaaactcacaatcccgagattaagagttgcatgttccaccaactaagccagctgGGCACTCCAttcaacttcattttcttttaaaaggtctCTTGATTCAGGGCAATCacaatcaaaataccaacagcagtttCACAGAACTGGGACAAATAATCccaaagtttgtatggaaccacaaaagaccttgaatagtcagaacaatcttgagaaagaacaaatctgGAGGTATCAGAgttccagattttaagatatactgcAAAGCTATACTAATCAAAAACATATGCTACTAGCACAAAAgagtatgattaaaaaaaagagagtatgatatagatcaatggaatggaatagagactCTGGGAAATAAAACCTTACTTATATAGCCAGTttatctacaacaaaggaggcaagaatatacaatggggaaaagacagtcttttcaataaatgatgctgggaaaactggacagcaacatgcaaaagaatgaaactggaccattttctttaccatatacaaaaataaactcaaaatggattaaagatctaaattcgagacctgaaaccataaaactcctataagaaaacataggaagtgaggtgcctgtgtggctcagtcagttaagcatctgcgtttggctcaggtcatgatcccagggttctgggatccagcccagtgtagggctctctgctcagcggggagcctgctccttcctctctgctgctcctccccccactcatgcgctctctctctgctctctctctcaaataaatgaaaaatctttaaaaaaataaaaaaggaaaacataggaACTAAGCTCTTGGACATTGCCCTTAGTGACGTATTTATGGAtatatctcctcaggcaagagagaacaaaaataaactaatgggaCTATGCTTCTCCCCGCCAAAAAGGcctttgcccagcaaaggaaatcatcaacaaaataaaaaggcaacctactgaatgggagaagatatttgcaaatgatatattcaagaaggggttaatatctaaaatatataagaacttttgcaactcaacaccaaaaaacccccaaacaatctgattaaaaaatggacagagaatctaaatagatattttccaaagaagacatacagatgggcaacgacacaagaaaagatactcaaatcactcattatcagggaaatgaaaatcaaaaccataatgagatatcacctcacaccagtcagaatggctggtatcaaaaagacaagaaatgacaagtcttggcaagaatgtggagaaaagggaaccctcatgcactgttggtgggaatgcaaaatggtgcagccactgtggaaaatagtgaagtttcctcaaaaaattaaaaatagaactaccatataatccagtaattctagtatgggatatttatccaaagaaaatgaaaacactagtttgaaaagatatatacatccctatgtttattgcagcgttacttaaaatagccaagatatggaagcaacccaaatgtccattcatacatgaatggataaagaagatatatatatgggggtcccctgggtggctcagtcgttaagcgtctgccttcggctcgggtcatgatcccagggtcctgggattgagccccacatcgggctccctgctctgcgggaggcctgcttctccctctcccactccccctgcttgtgttccctctctctgtcaaataaataaataaaatcttaaaaaaaaagaagatatatatatggatatatatgtatggaATATTACTTATCTATAATAaacaatgagatcttgccatttgtgacaacgtggatggacttagagagcattatgctaagtaaaataagtcacatagacaaataccatacaatttcacttataagtagaatattaaaaaaaacaaaaataagtaaaatatataaaaaaacaaaaccaatgaacaaaaacattctttttttaaaaaagattttatttatttatttattgagagagagagagcatgagcaggaggagcgtcagagggagaaggggagagaatctcaagcagactccacactgagtgccagagcctgacgcggggctcaatctcatgaccctgagatcatgacctgagccaaatcaacagtcggatgctcaactgactgagccacccaggcaccccaaaaacatTCTcgaatacagagaataaactggtggttgccagagaggaggtgggtggggagatgggggaaatagaTTAAAGAAGATTAAGTGATACAAATttacaatacaataataaaataagtgacagagatgaaaagtacagcgtaGGGAATATGGTCACTAATGTTATATGAATGTTGTATgctgacagatggtgactatattTAGGGATGATGGGAATGCTTCACAGCAAGGTCTGGATAGAGGGTATAAAGTGTTATAGGTTAAAATTCAACAACTTCGAACACTTATGATGTGTCGACTTTGCACACTTTACTGCATATATGTTAAccctagtttaaaaaataaaaaaaggggggcacccCTTTtttgggtcgctcagtcagttaagcatctgccttcagctcaggtcatgatcccagggtcctgggatccagccccgcaatCCAGGaccccgtcaggctccctgctcagcaagggggtctgcttctccctcttactctccctctgcccatggtctcgtactctctctcactcactctctcaaataaataaataaaatctttaaaaaataaaataaaataaatatttcaactcTGAATAGCATCTCAACTCTGTAGCTTCTCAATACTCACCAATATCCTTTTTAGTAGCATATAAGCAAGTTCTTCCTCAACAATCAAAATTTCACATAGTTCCCTCTGCGTTGTGAACATTTTCCTTGCCCCACATTATTCTACTGTAATATTTTTTGCTTGAAGGACTTTATTGGCCATGCTATCATGCGTCTATGCACCAAAGGATATGTTTTATGTGGTTTTTTTCCTCAcgttgtcttttttgttttctatctatTCTCAGTTTatgatttctgtcatttatttaaaaaggaaacatacacACTAAAAGATATCATTACTAATGAATGTAGACATCATAAACTTGTGGATTTAAACTACTAAATTGAAATTTACTGGTCACTCTTTGGTCCTATATGTTTTATTGAACAAATTACAATTTGCAACTTCAGAGGAAAAAGTAATACTAAATTGATAAGATTTGTTTTATGATAAGAAAATGCTATGCcttcaaaattttcaaattattattgtattatcacaaaattaaaacatacaaacTAATATGCatagcattttaaaagatttaattaattaattaattaattaattaattaattttgagagtaagcctgagcaggggaggggtaaagggagagcaGACTTTGAGCTGAGCACAAACCAGAGtggaggcttgatctcacaattctgagatcatgacctgagccaaaatcaagtcaggcactcaactgattgagccacctaggcgccccagcaTAGCAGTTTTTATattaagttcttattttaattccaatatagttaacacacagtgttaaattagtttcaggagtacaatatagtgattaaacaCTTTCATGCAACACGAGTGCCCATCAAGacaaatgtactcttaatccccatcgcctGTTTCACCCATCTCACCTCCAGTAACCATTAGCTGTTCTCTGTACTTGAGTCTGTctcttagtttgtctctctcttttttccctttgttttgtttcttaaattccatgtacaagtgaaatcatatggtatttgtctttctctgactggcttatttccctaagcattatactctctagctccatccatgtcattgcaaatggcaagatttcattatttttaatggctgcataatattccattgtatacgtatatcacctcttctttatctattcatctattgatggacatctgggctgtttccgtaatttggctattgcaaataatgctgcaataaacatagggatgcagttattcttttgaattaatgtttttgcattttggaggtaaatacccagtagtgatcTTACTGGATCTTGGgtagtactatttttaactttttgggaaacctctatactgttttccagagtggctgcaccattttcattcctatcaacagtgctaagtgttccttcttctccacatcttcaccaacacctgttgttttttgtgtttttgtttttaaccatcctgacaggtgtcaggtaatatcccattgtagtttggatttgcatttccctgatgatgagtcatattgagcatctttcatgtgtccgttggccatctgtatgtcttctttggagaaatgtctgttcatgtcttctgcccatttttattttttttttaatttttatttttttgatagatttattttattttattttatttttatttgacccagagagagagtacaagcagggggagcgacaggcagaggcagagggagagggagaagcaggctccccgccgagcagggagcccgatgcggggctcgatcccaggacactgggatcatgacccgatccgaaggcagacgcttaaccatctgagccacccaggcgcccctcttctgcccatttttaaattggattattttggggggatggtaagttgtatgagttctttatatattttggatactaaccctttattgtttatgtcacttgcaaatatcttctcccattcactaggttgccttttacttttgttgattgtttcctttgatgtgcagaagctttttattttgatgtagtcccaatggtttatttttgcttttgttttccttgcctcaggagacatatctggaaaaatgttgctatggcccatgtcagagaaattcctgcctgtgctctgttcTAGGACTTTTACGGTTTCAGgcctcacactgaggtctttaatccattttgaatttatttttgtgtatgatgcaagaaagtggcccagtttcattcttctgcatgtagctgaccagttttcccaggaccatttgttgaagagactgtctttttcccattagatattcattcctctgctgttgaagattaattgaccatatacttgtagttttatttctgggttttctactctgCTGTATTGATCTATGGTACCATATATACCAATAGATcaaccagtaccatactgttttgattactatagctttgtaatataacttgaagcaAGGAATTGTGATATTTCaagctttgccttttttttcaaggttgctttggctattcagggtcttttgtggttccatacaattttaggattctttgttctatttctgtgaaaaatgctcttggtattttgatagattgcattaaatgtgtagatttctttgggtagtatggacattttaacaatatttgttcttctaatcatGAGCacggaatgtctttccatttctttgtaccattttcagtttctttcatcagtgttttatagttttcaaaatacatgTCTTTTACTTGGTTAAGTTTGTTCCTAGGtaccttattatttttggtgtaattgtaaatgggattgttttcttaatttcttcctgctgcttcattattagtgtatagaaatgcaacagatttctgcacactgattttgtatcctgtgacttaattcatttatcagttctagtagttttttggtggtctttagtGGTTTCTAcatatagtgtcatgtcatctgcaaatagtgaaagttttacttcttccttactgattttgaggccttttatttctttttgttgtctgattgctgtggctaggacttccagtactatgttaaataaaagtggtgagagtggttatccctgtcttgttcctgatcttaggggaaaagctctcagtttttccccattgtgtatgatgtttgctgtgggtttttcacataaggcctttattatgttgaggtatgttccctccaaacctgccttgttaagggtttttatcatgaatggatgttgtactttgtcaaatgctttttctgcatctattgaaatgatcatatagtttttatcctttctcttattaatgtggtgtattatgtTGGTTGATTTGTAAAAActgaaccacccttacatcctgggaataaatcccacttgattgtggtgaacgatttttttaaatgtattgttggatttggtttgctagtatttcattgaagatttttgcatctatgttcattgaGGCTATTgacctatagttctcttttttctgtggtgtctttatctggttttgttatcagggtaatggtggccccataaaatgaatttggaagtcttccttcttctattttttgaaatagtttgagaagaataaatattaactctttgtttggtagaattcacctgtgaagctgtctggtcctagacttttgtttattgggagatttttgattactgaatcaatTTATTGCTGGTAAACAGTCTGttcaacttttctatttcttcctgcttcagttttagtaggttatatgtttctaggaacttatccatttcttctaggctctccaatctgttggcatataatctttaataatattctcttacaactATTCGTATTTCTGTGGTGCTGATTATATCAAAAGAGAtgttgataaacattttaaaaatttcctgtgACGTGTAAGACTCTAAGGGTTAAATTTCACAGTCGCCAATAACCCTTTGGTGGTAAATGAAGAAGTTTTTCTGATgcaattattttccatattttcaagaaaatatgaaacattaaCTTACccaatataaaaaacaataacaaaatttataGTGCTACCAATACACTCATGAAGTGCATGCAACCTCATGAAATGGGTACTATGTCAtcctcatttttacagatgagtcaACTGAGACCAGAGAAATGTAACCCATAATAATATGGGAGCTAGAAAGAAAAAGGTGGGtggctgtaaaatgggaattagaaAAGTCTAACTAGCCTGATGCTCTGACCACAGAGGTCTTCTCAGACAGATCAGTTTTAGGCAAAGGATGAGGATCTTAAAAATGATTCCGAAAAATATCCAATACCTGCATAATATTCTTTAGAAAATCTTCATGTACCTCCAAGGATATGGGACAGACTCCCTTCAAAGATTGTTGTGTTAGACCAACAGTGCAAAAGCATGGGATCTGGAAGGGGCAGCACTAATTTTGTCCACTTCTTAGATTCTGCTTGAATCAAACATGCTTGGTGAGCTGTGACTTTGTCAAGTTAAAACATGTGTAGTCCATGTAAGTGTATTCCATGATGAAAATTAAGTAATGATGCTTCCAAACTACACACACATTCCAGTTGCTGGGAGTAGCAAGATACTCACAGCCTAACCATATGAATTAATCACAAGCTAAATTGTTTACCGTGCTTTTTTGCCTTTCCATCTTCCTCTATGTTGAAGTGTTCATTGCTTTGagtcatttgttgtttttctttggaaatcaaaatttttatttaaatgatatgcctggtaatattttaataacttcatTGAAATAGAATATACATACCTTATGGTTCACTTGTTTAAAATAGATGccagtgggggcgcctggctggctcagttggttaagcgtctgccttcagctcaggtcatgatcccagtgtcctgtgATGGAGCtctgtagggctccctgctcagcagggagtctgcttttccctctccccctgccactcccccccacccatgctctctctctcgctctgtgctctctcttaaataaataaataaattctttaaaaatatagatgtccatgatttttattctatttacagAGCTGTAGTTGGTGAACCCTTTCACTATGCAGATTCAAACCTTCTCTGTTGTTCTTTTACTTCCTCTCAtccatctctttgttttttctctgttttgaacCTTATTACTTGCATGTTAGTCTTCCTGAATTTATTCTCCAAGTGACTTCTATTTTCTGGGTGATTTTCATCTCTGTATTGTTTTGTATAATTAAGCTATTTTTCCCACTTGCTCTTCCAGGTTACTAATTTTATCACAACAGTGGCCAGGctctttccatttatctattacaattttaaagattttattttatttatttatttgagagagagagagcacaagaggggaaagggtcagagggagaagcagactccctgctgagcagggaccccccccatgcgggactcgatccggggactccaggatcatgacctgagccgaaggcagtcgtttaaccaactgagccacgcaggcgccctatCTATTACaattttaaacttgaaaattcatgtttacaatttttaattatctaaatGGATTCCCTTGCCTGACTTTCACAGTATGCTTTCCACTGTTTACACCAGTGCGAGGCACCTTTTCAGGCTGCTCAACTCAGCTTTTCCTTCTGGTGCTGAATCCCTTTTAGTGAAATGGTGATGATGGGCCTGCATAGGGCTTAGCATAGCCTCATTGATTAGGATCAACTGATTTGCTCACACTAGAGAAACCCAGTAAGTATTGGAAGGCAGAGCAGTTTCCACTGCTACAAGTTGGGGTGAATCCCCCAACAAACTACTCCTGTCTGAGGGCTCTGTCCCCGATGGGATTTCTCTCACTGCCTTGTGGATTTGGAGCAACTCAACCTTCCAAAGTAGCTCCCCTCTGTCCTTCAAGACCTGTAGGAACAGGTAGGCTTCACCCCTGCACCCATGAAAGAGATGTTCAGCCCTTCTGGGAGGGGACTCATGAGAATCACAGACTTTACCACAGGTGTCTCTGCTATGAGCCTCTTGAAAGATTAGACCTTGGCCAGAAGGGTTAAAGCCAGAAAGTCTTCCCTTGGTAAAAGGAAACACCCTGTTTCTGCTTCTGAAAGGAGCACTGTGAGAGAGAAAAGTGTCAAATCGCACCTCTATTCTGACAAGTAGGCCAGGTCTAGAGCAAATGTAAATGCCCAAGAAACTATGATTTAGAGTGAACATGCCCTGCCCCACGGCACATGTAATTGCACCTGTCTGCCTCATCATGCTCTGGGTTCTCTATGTACCATGAGATAATCTCTGTGTACCACAGGCCTAAGCAGTGAGCATGTAGAATCCTGGCACCTGCCCTCCCTTCTCATCTCTCCTAATTCAATTCCCCTATCAGTCTGGTGAGTCTCAAAAACACAGTgctcctgggacacctgggtggctcagatggttaagcatctgcctttggcggatcaagtcctgcatcaggctccctgctaggcgggaggcctgcttctccctctcccactctccctgcctgtgttccctctcttgctgtgtctctctctgtcaaataaataaaatctttaaaaaaacaaaacaggggcgcctgggtggctcagtcattgagcgtctgccttcggctcaggtcatgatcccggggtcctgggatcgagccccacatcaggctccctgctccgcgggaagcctgcttctccctctcccactccccctgcttgtgttccctttctcgctgtctctctctctgtcaaataaataaaaatctttaataaaaaaaaataaaaaataaaaaaacaaaacaaaacaaaacaaatcacagTGCTCCTGCTTGGGGAAAGAAAGATTAGAGAAAGGGGACAGGTAGGAATGAAATCTCTGGATTTTACTGTGGAGATTTTGAATACCAAGTGGGTTCCAGCATGGAGGTTCTCTCATATAACAGGGAAATTCAACTCGGCATTGTAGACACTCACTCATGTGCATACACAGATTCtgtcatatattttgtttgtgtttatttcttagCTAAATGACCAATAGAGTctcctctttccacagtttagtaAAAGCAAGAGACAGGGAGTGTCTTCCCCAGGGCTGTCAGAGACCCAAACAAAGCTGGGAGGGGACCCCTGGGGACAAATGAAAGGACACTCAGGTCTCTGGTCTCCCAGGTTGGCTTTCTCCTTGAAGAAGGTAGCACTCTGGCTTCAGGGGCCATTCAGGGCCCATTGTATCCCCTTCTCATCTCCATGGCTATTGAGGATACTGGTCTCCTCCAGAACCGGTTAGAGCTCCAACTAGGCCTGTGGTGGACTCCGTGATTCCCTCCAGGGCCCGTGCCAAGGTTGGGGCCATGGGGGCGGTAGACAGCTGTATCAAAGACGTTTCTCAGGGACAGGGAATTTCTCTAGAAAAAGAAGGGCAAATCATTTCAGAATCATATCCCCTTGTCCCGAGCTTTAACATGGACCCCTTCTGGAATCTTCTTCCCCTTCATATCACCTCCTTCACCTAGTACTCCTTCCTCTAGACTTTATTCCTTCTTTTGGTCTTCTTTTCCCTCAGCACCTTGACTGACTCTTCCAGTTCTAACTTGCTACTTCTCTTTAGTAACATGCTCctgatctttccttccttcctacccaCCCCCCAGCTTGGTGGCCCTCCTCTTCATACCCCATTTCCTTATGTTCCTGCGACTCCTTCCCCCAGACACTTTCCTACATATCAGGCACTCACCACACAGATGAAAAGCCCAGCAAAGAATCCCACAGCCACTACAACCGAGACCAGAGTAATGAGGAAGATTTCCCAAGGTTTCAGGGACCCACTAGGTGTCACTTCATTCACTGGAGTGGTAGCAGTCATGCCAACACTATTGGAGGTTGTGTGTGTTCCAGTTAGAGAATGTGTGCTAGAGCCTCCTGTGATTGCACTGGATGCAGTGTTGGCAGCTGTCCTGGTCCCACTGGAAGTCACACTGGATCCAGTGTTAACAGCTGTGCTGGTCCCACTGGAAGTCACACTAGATCCAGTGTTGGAAGCTACACTGGTCCTGCTGGAGATCACACTGGGTCCAGGGTTGGTAGCTGTGCTGGTCCCATTGGAGGTTGTGCTGGATCCAGTACTAGAGACTATGCTGGTCCCACTGGAGGTTGTACTAGAACCAGTATTAGCAGGCATGCTGGTCCCACCAGAAGTTGTACTGAATCTAGTGCTGGAGGCTATACTGGTCCCACCTGAGTTTTCACTGGATCCAGTGTTCATAGGTGTGCTACTACCTCTGGAGGTTGTGCTGGATCCAGTGTTGACAGGGGTGCTGGTCCCTCCAGAGGTTGTGCTAGATTCAGTATTGGAGGTTGTGCTGGGCCCACCGGAGGTCACACTGGGTCCAGTTTTGGTGGCTATACTAGTCCTGCCAGAGGTTGTGCTAGACTCAGTATTGGAAGTTGTGCTGGGCCCACTGGAGATCACACTGGATTCAGTGTTGGAGGCTGTACTGGTCCCACCAGATGTGCTGGATCCGGTATTGGCAGCTGTGCTGGTCCCTCCAGAGGTTGTGCTGGATCCAGTACTGGAGGCTGTATTGGTTCCCCTACTTGTTCCACCAGAGGCTGTGCTGAATCCAGTGTTGACAAGTGTGCTGGTCCCTCCAGAGATTGTGGTGGATTTAGTGTTAGAGGTTGTACTGGTCCCACTAGAAGTTATGCTGTGTTCAGTCTTGCCTGCTGTGGATGTTTCCCCTGCTGATAATCATGAATGATGACAAACACATAAGGAGCATAAGTATTTTCTGGTTTAATGCTTGTTTAAATTCATTACATGGGTAATTCTATTTGATGCTCACTACAGCCCTATGAactagatactattattatcaacagctaagatgaagaaattgaggcttagaaatGTTAACATTTGCCCTTATTTATGCAGATAGTAAGTAGTAAGGAGGAATTTGTACTTAGGGTACTGGATCTGCACTTTCAGCTACCATGCTAAATTGccttccccacccagccccaatACCAGGGTTACATAACCTAGTTCCACTGGTAGTAAGCTTATTCCATATTCTACTATATAAGATCCAATACAGATAAGAAG
Above is a window of Zalophus californianus isolate mZalCal1 chromosome 7, mZalCal1.pri.v2, whole genome shotgun sequence DNA encoding:
- the MUC21 gene encoding mucin-21 produces the protein MTVSTTAFESTVAFSIVPETTTFFTIISLLLIASTTGSKNTTASETTMVSTITAGTTIISIEASEITLGSSVTSVPTILITAASETTRAPSTASEIITSSTTMSVPTTAFSIASEITISSSTIPVSEITSEALKSSIIASVPMTASIPDFEVSGASTKVSETTMASTITWETSTAGKTEHSITSSGTSTTSNTKSTTISGGTSTLVNTGFSTASGGTSRGTNTASSTGSSTTSGGTSTAANTGSSTSGGTSTASNTESSVISSGPSTTSNTESSTTSGRTSIATKTGPSVTSGGPSTTSNTESSTTSGGTSTPVNTGSSTTSRGSSTPMNTGSSENSGGTSIASSTRFSTTSGGTSMPANTGSSTTSSGTSIVSSTGSSTTSNGTSTATNPGPSVISSRTSVASNTGSSVTSSGTSTAVNTGSSVTSSGTRTAANTASSAITGGSSTHSLTGTHTTSNSVGMTATTPVNEVTPSGSLKPWEIFLITLVSVVVAVGFFAGLFICVRNSLSLRNVFDTAVYRPHGPNLGTGPGGNHGVHHRPSWSSNRFWRRPVSSIAMEMRRGYNGP